The Flavobacterium piscisymbiosum genome includes a region encoding these proteins:
- a CDS encoding SusC/RagA family TonB-linked outer membrane protein, with product MNFKQLSKKKIKYNLVFLFFLNFLLSTTIYAQSTVVEGKITDAAGLSLPGVNVQEKGTKNGTSTDFEGSFKINVTSNKAILIISYLGFQTQEVTVAGKSKVNVSLSEQSNSLNEVVVVGYGTVKKSDVTGTVSTISAATITERNTTNPLEAIQGSTAGVQISSASGRAGDGYKIVIRGNNSLLSDTSGTNSTSVGSTPLFVVDGVPLDNIDFLNPQDIARMDVLKDASSAAIYGSRASNGVVIVTTKSGTTAKKGINVSFNTSYGTKTAARLPKFMNSQEWYAFNQSAFLSYPATSQTPQALATASTGNSPLLVKRYNEGFSYDWVDAILKPGATQNNYLNISGRGDSGLSYNIGLGMQSDEGLIDNDSTDKYSFKLGLNHKINDKFSTGVNITVARIVSQLGSDLAMQDAFRLPTLLSPWAVDANGNDIVGQLTLQPGKITQPGNTTLILDRTGNVNPLMEIANSSQTERTWQTVGNVYFQYQMLKWLSFKTTFAAGIVNSVTGISNTANTNQGILVKGNSSSIRNYNNFNYTWDNQLDLKHTFNEVHDFSMLLLQSTYANTDENSYLYSSNQPFESGIYNVGSGSPSTYSFVAPTPETPYVKNELKSYAVRLNYAYKDKYLLTASNRWDGSSVLSKGNQWESFPSVALGWKISKESFLKNSSIISDLKLRASLGYTGNDNVNAYASQALLDQQTFYANGSNLVAGWQSKNLANKKLAWEKTREVNFGLDFGLLKNRISGSVDVYDRLSTNVINSRQLPYETGYARTFDNVGSVSNKGVEVSLTTKNIQLEKLKWETTFIFSKNINELVSINYQETSDIGNNLILGSELNPNFHYVYDGVWQESEATQAALFGAKPGNGKLKDLNGDNKIDANDKTVIGSSVPKWQGSFYSKLTFGQFDFNFSIITSQGQTVYSPFHRQFTDVTDRNRQRVKMDYFVPTNGAGVTPNASNNAPRPGPTAGGNGAGATYLETTNTGLVGYAFYRDASYVKVKNISLGYTLNSDLMQKLKISNLRIFINVLDPFVFTDFDGYDPEWAGAAIGINRPSSITTQLGLSVNF from the coding sequence ATGAATTTTAAACAATTATCGAAGAAAAAAATAAAATACAATCTTGTATTTTTATTTTTCCTGAATTTCCTGTTGAGTACTACAATCTACGCTCAATCTACTGTGGTAGAAGGGAAAATTACAGATGCTGCAGGATTATCACTACCAGGTGTAAATGTCCAGGAGAAAGGAACTAAAAATGGTACCTCTACAGATTTTGAGGGAAGTTTTAAAATTAACGTAACCAGTAATAAAGCCATTTTAATAATTAGCTATTTAGGTTTTCAAACACAAGAAGTTACTGTTGCAGGAAAATCTAAAGTAAACGTAAGTCTGTCTGAACAATCGAACTCACTTAATGAAGTTGTTGTGGTGGGATATGGTACTGTGAAAAAATCAGATGTTACAGGTACAGTAAGTACTATAAGTGCGGCGACTATAACTGAGAGAAATACAACAAATCCATTAGAAGCTATACAAGGAAGTACAGCAGGTGTTCAAATTTCTTCTGCTTCAGGGCGTGCAGGCGATGGATACAAAATCGTTATCAGAGGAAACAACTCTTTGCTATCTGATACTAGTGGTACTAATTCTACAAGTGTAGGATCGACTCCATTGTTTGTTGTTGATGGTGTACCACTGGACAATATTGACTTTTTAAACCCACAAGACATTGCCAGAATGGATGTATTAAAAGATGCTTCTTCTGCAGCAATATATGGTTCGAGAGCTTCTAACGGTGTTGTGATTGTAACAACAAAAAGTGGAACAACAGCTAAAAAAGGAATTAATGTTAGTTTTAATACATCATATGGAACTAAAACAGCTGCGAGATTACCAAAATTTATGAATTCACAAGAGTGGTATGCATTTAATCAATCTGCATTTTTATCTTATCCAGCAACTTCGCAAACACCTCAGGCACTTGCAACTGCCTCTACAGGTAATAGTCCTTTATTAGTTAAAAGATACAATGAAGGTTTTAGTTATGATTGGGTTGATGCGATACTTAAACCTGGTGCAACACAAAATAATTATTTAAACATTTCGGGGCGTGGCGATTCAGGTTTAAGCTATAACATAGGGCTTGGTATGCAAAGTGATGAAGGACTTATTGATAATGATTCGACAGACAAGTACTCTTTCAAGTTAGGATTAAATCATAAAATAAATGACAAATTCTCTACAGGTGTAAACATTACTGTAGCGCGTATTGTGAGCCAATTAGGTAGTGATTTAGCAATGCAGGATGCATTTAGGCTACCTACACTTTTATCTCCATGGGCCGTTGATGCTAACGGGAATGATATTGTAGGACAATTAACATTACAGCCTGGTAAAATAACGCAACCTGGTAATACCACCCTTATTTTAGACAGAACTGGTAATGTCAATCCATTAATGGAAATTGCAAACTCTTCACAAACAGAAAGAACATGGCAAACTGTAGGTAATGTTTATTTTCAATACCAAATGTTAAAATGGTTAAGCTTTAAAACAACTTTTGCTGCAGGTATAGTAAATTCTGTTACAGGTATATCCAATACCGCTAATACAAATCAGGGAATTCTAGTAAAAGGGAATTCTTCATCAATTAGAAATTACAATAATTTCAATTATACTTGGGACAATCAGCTAGACCTAAAGCATACTTTTAATGAAGTACATGATTTTAGTATGTTATTATTGCAAAGTACTTACGCCAACACGGATGAAAATTCATACTTATATTCAAGTAATCAGCCTTTTGAATCAGGGATATACAATGTTGGTTCTGGATCACCTTCAACTTATTCTTTTGTTGCCCCAACACCAGAAACACCTTATGTGAAAAACGAGTTAAAATCTTATGCTGTACGTTTAAATTATGCTTACAAGGATAAATATTTATTAACTGCCTCTAACAGATGGGATGGTTCATCTGTATTATCAAAAGGAAATCAATGGGAAAGTTTTCCATCTGTAGCTTTAGGCTGGAAAATTAGCAAAGAGTCATTTTTAAAAAACAGCAGCATTATTTCTGACTTGAAATTAAGAGCTAGTTTGGGGTATACAGGAAATGACAACGTTAATGCTTATGCCTCGCAAGCACTTTTAGACCAACAAACATTCTATGCGAACGGATCGAATCTGGTTGCAGGATGGCAATCAAAAAATTTAGCTAATAAAAAATTAGCTTGGGAAAAAACAAGAGAAGTAAATTTTGGACTTGATTTTGGATTACTAAAAAACAGAATTTCAGGAAGTGTTGATGTTTATGACAGATTATCAACTAACGTAATCAATAGTAGACAGCTTCCTTATGAAACGGGTTACGCAAGAACATTTGACAATGTAGGTTCAGTTAGTAACAAAGGTGTTGAAGTTTCGTTGACAACTAAAAATATTCAATTAGAAAAACTAAAATGGGAAACAACATTCATATTTAGTAAAAATATAAATGAATTAGTTTCTATTAATTACCAAGAAACGAGTGATATAGGGAATAATCTAATTCTTGGTTCAGAATTAAATCCTAATTTCCACTATGTCTATGATGGCGTTTGGCAAGAAAGCGAAGCTACTCAAGCTGCTTTGTTTGGTGCTAAACCTGGTAATGGTAAATTAAAAGACCTGAATGGTGATAATAAAATTGATGCTAACGATAAAACTGTAATTGGCAGTAGCGTTCCTAAATGGCAGGGAAGTTTTTATTCTAAACTGACATTTGGCCAATTTGATTTCAATTTCTCGATTATTACGAGTCAGGGACAAACCGTATATAGTCCTTTTCACAGACAATTTACAGATGTTACAGACAGAAACCGTCAAAGGGTAAAAATGGACTATTTTGTACCAACCAATGGTGCTGGTGTTACTCCAAATGCTTCAAATAATGCTCCAAGACCTGGTCCTACAGCGGGTGGTAATGGAGCAGGTGCGACTTATCTCGAGACAACAAATACAGGTCTTGTTGGTTATGCATTTTACAGAGATGCATCTTACGTAAAAGTAAAAAACATCTCATTAGGTTATACATTAAATTCAGATTTGATGCAAAAACTTAAAATTAGTAATCTAAGAATTTTCATT
- a CDS encoding glycoside hydrolase family 28 protein — protein sequence MAITVLSCAKHATVVSDSDPWKKMELIIKSIPQTQFADKTFNINDFGAIADGKTSNTLAFEKAIKACAGNGGGRVLVPNGKYLTGPIHLESNVNLHLEDNAEILFSINPKDYPMVHTSWEGTELMNYSPLIYAKNKTNVAITGKGTLNGQADNTNWWIWSGGKDYGWKKGIPSQNDPQNREVLIEMAEKGVPVGDRIFGEGRYLRPNFIEFFECNTVLVKDITVINAPFWILHPIKTNNIIIDGVTVNSHGPNNDGCDPEYSQNVLIKNCTFNTGDDCIAIKSGRDADGRRVAIPSKNIIVQNCKMIDGHGGVVMGSEISAGVNNVFVENCVMDSPNLDRAIRIKTNSKRGGIVEDIYVRNLEVGTVKECVLRVTMFYNVYGSQTGNFIPTVRNINLENITVKNGGKYGVWAEGYEESPVENITLKNVVIAKVGEPYLLKNVKNINFINTNANEKRVETIKN from the coding sequence ATGGCTATAACAGTGTTGTCATGTGCAAAGCATGCTACTGTAGTTTCTGATTCAGATCCTTGGAAAAAGATGGAATTAATTATAAAGAGTATTCCTCAGACTCAATTTGCTGATAAAACTTTTAATATAAATGATTTTGGTGCCATTGCTGATGGAAAAACTTCAAACACACTGGCCTTCGAAAAAGCAATTAAGGCATGTGCAGGCAATGGCGGTGGAAGAGTTTTGGTGCCTAATGGAAAATATCTGACAGGCCCCATACATTTAGAAAGTAATGTGAATTTGCATTTAGAAGATAATGCAGAAATACTTTTCAGCATAAACCCAAAAGATTACCCGATGGTTCATACTTCATGGGAAGGAACCGAACTTATGAATTATTCTCCTCTTATATATGCCAAAAATAAAACCAATGTTGCCATAACAGGAAAAGGAACTCTTAATGGTCAGGCTGATAATACAAACTGGTGGATTTGGTCCGGAGGAAAAGATTACGGATGGAAGAAAGGAATTCCTTCTCAAAATGATCCTCAAAACCGCGAAGTTTTAATTGAAATGGCAGAAAAAGGTGTTCCGGTTGGGGATCGTATTTTTGGTGAAGGACGTTATTTACGCCCCAATTTTATTGAGTTTTTTGAATGTAACACAGTTTTAGTAAAAGATATTACCGTAATAAATGCTCCGTTTTGGATTTTACATCCCATAAAAACAAATAACATCATTATTGATGGCGTAACAGTAAATAGTCACGGGCCTAACAATGATGGCTGCGATCCTGAATATTCTCAAAATGTACTCATTAAAAACTGCACTTTCAATACTGGCGATGATTGTATTGCCATAAAATCCGGACGTGATGCTGATGGAAGAAGAGTGGCAATACCAAGTAAAAATATCATTGTTCAGAATTGTAAAATGATCGATGGTCATGGCGGAGTTGTGATGGGAAGTGAAATATCTGCTGGTGTAAATAATGTTTTTGTAGAGAATTGTGTAATGGACAGTCCTAATCTGGATCGTGCAATTCGTATTAAAACCAATTCAAAAAGAGGAGGAATTGTAGAAGATATCTATGTGAGAAATCTTGAAGTAGGAACTGTAAAAGAATGTGTCTTGCGTGTAACCATGTTCTATAACGTATACGGTTCTCAAACAGGAAATTTTATACCTACAGTACGAAATATCAATCTTGAAAATATAACGGTAAAAAACGGCGGGAAATACGGAGTCTGGGCCGAAGGATATGAGGAATCTCCTGTCGAGAATATTACGCTAAAAAATGTAGTAATAGCCAAAGTAGGGGAACCTTACTTATTAAAAAATGTAAAGAATATCAATTTTATAAATACAAATGCGAATGAAAAAAGAGTAGAAACGATTAAAAATTAA
- a CDS encoding LacI family DNA-binding transcriptional regulator, which yields MSEKITIYDIAEKLNITAATVSRALNNNPKIKESTRELVIKTAASMNYKQNKLALALKSGRSNNIGVIVPRIDSNFFASVIRGIEEELHPHGYQVIICQTHESTKRENENLYTLIDAQVDGILMSVTDVTGENDGAFHNVLQKNVPLIFFDRSKHIDGVSSVTINDFKGGYLTTKHLIDEGCKSIAHLSGDQSLEIFKNRFLGYKQALLDNGMEFREEYVIPVKSFVDAGKDAVDILLQLETPPDAIFSSSDFAALGAIQELRSRNINIPKDFCVAGFSNEPFTKFMELSITSVDQSPLEMGKMSARVFLEQVDKTDTIKIEKKVVLAPELHIRKSSSRSNS from the coding sequence ATGAGCGAAAAAATAACTATTTACGATATTGCTGAAAAACTGAATATCACTGCCGCTACTGTTTCAAGGGCTTTAAACAACAATCCTAAAATAAAAGAAAGCACACGCGAGCTGGTTATTAAAACCGCTGCTTCGATGAACTATAAGCAAAATAAACTGGCGTTGGCATTAAAAAGCGGACGTAGTAATAATATTGGCGTTATTGTTCCTCGTATAGACAGCAACTTTTTTGCATCTGTCATTAGAGGAATCGAAGAGGAACTTCATCCTCATGGTTATCAGGTAATCATTTGCCAGACTCATGAAAGCACGAAAAGAGAAAACGAAAACTTGTATACCTTAATAGATGCTCAGGTAGATGGCATATTAATGTCTGTTACCGATGTGACCGGAGAAAACGATGGTGCATTTCATAATGTATTACAAAAAAATGTCCCTCTTATCTTTTTTGACAGAAGCAAACATATTGACGGCGTTAGCTCAGTAACCATCAATGACTTCAAAGGTGGCTACCTTACCACAAAACACTTAATCGACGAAGGCTGTAAATCTATCGCTCATTTATCAGGAGATCAATCACTTGAGATTTTCAAAAACAGGTTTTTAGGATACAAACAAGCTTTACTGGATAACGGAATGGAATTTAGAGAAGAATATGTAATCCCCGTTAAAAGTTTTGTTGATGCAGGAAAAGACGCAGTTGATATTTTATTACAATTAGAAACTCCACCGGATGCTATATTTTCATCCAGTGATTTCGCTGCTTTAGGGGCAATTCAAGAGCTACGATCAAGAAATATTAATATTCCTAAAGATTTTTGTGTAGCCGGTTTCAGTAACGAACCATTTACTAAATTCATGGAATTATCTATTACTTCTGTAGATCAGTCACCACTGGAAATGGGAAAAATGTCAGCACGTGTTTTCTTAGAACAAGTAGATAAAACCGACACTATAAAAATTGAAAAAAAGGTTGTTCTCGCTCCTGAATTACACATCCGTAAATCATCGTCAAGATCTAACTCATAA
- a CDS encoding UxaA family hydrolase: MQKKLIKVNPADNVIVALTDLVQNEQIMFEGNTISPTTDVKAKHKIAEKDFTIGNDIIMYGVLVGKAAKPIKKGEVITTENVKHQSEKVFGKNGNLGWTPPNVDRWKDKTFNGYHRTDGQVGTKNVWLFFPLVFCENKNIEKLKDIFENELMPKKEVSYKNLLRSLIEEKSVEEVSDKNLNENLLNNVEVKFINHQGGCGGIRQDSELLAKLLAGYVNNPNVAGATVLSLGCQNLQVDIFKKALKEMSPNSDKEILIYEQQQIGTTDQMFQMVIKDSYEAIKRANKIERKPAPLSKLSIGLECGGSDGFSGISANPALGIVSDIFAALGGKTILAEFPELCGVEQELMNRCVDEEKADKFLTLMKAFEKSVVDAGSGFDMNPSPGNIKDGLITDAMKSAGAAKKGGTSPVVDVLDYGEYISKPGLNLLNTPGNDAECTTGLVGSGATVVLFTTGLGNPMGNPIAPVVKISSNTALINRMSDIIDVNAGTVITGEKTITEVGAEIVDYIIELASGNVETKADQLKQDVFIPWKRGVSL, from the coding sequence ATGCAAAAAAAATTAATAAAAGTCAACCCGGCAGATAACGTAATTGTCGCTTTAACCGATTTGGTACAAAACGAACAAATTATGTTTGAAGGAAATACCATCTCACCAACAACTGATGTTAAAGCAAAACATAAAATCGCAGAGAAAGATTTTACAATTGGTAATGATATTATAATGTATGGTGTTTTGGTTGGAAAAGCTGCCAAACCTATAAAAAAAGGAGAAGTAATTACCACCGAAAATGTAAAACATCAAAGTGAAAAAGTTTTTGGTAAAAACGGAAATTTAGGTTGGACTCCACCAAATGTAGATCGTTGGAAAGATAAAACTTTCAACGGATACCACCGTACTGATGGGCAAGTTGGAACCAAAAACGTTTGGTTGTTTTTTCCATTGGTTTTTTGTGAAAACAAAAATATCGAAAAACTGAAAGATATTTTCGAAAATGAATTAATGCCTAAAAAAGAAGTTTCTTATAAAAATTTGTTACGCTCTTTAATTGAAGAAAAAAGCGTAGAAGAAGTTTCGGATAAAAATTTAAATGAAAATCTTTTAAATAACGTCGAAGTAAAATTTATCAATCATCAAGGTGGTTGTGGAGGGATTCGACAAGATTCAGAATTGTTGGCAAAACTGCTTGCAGGATATGTGAACAACCCAAATGTTGCAGGTGCAACTGTTTTAAGTTTAGGTTGCCAAAATTTGCAAGTTGATATTTTTAAAAAGGCATTGAAAGAAATGAGTCCGAATAGTGATAAAGAAATTTTGATCTATGAGCAACAACAAATTGGAACTACTGATCAAATGTTTCAAATGGTGATTAAAGATTCTTATGAAGCTATTAAAAGAGCCAACAAAATTGAACGCAAACCTGCTCCTCTTTCAAAGCTAAGTATTGGTTTAGAATGTGGAGGGTCTGACGGATTTTCAGGAATTTCTGCTAATCCGGCATTAGGAATTGTTTCAGATATTTTTGCAGCTTTGGGAGGGAAAACAATTTTGGCAGAGTTTCCGGAATTATGTGGCGTTGAGCAAGAATTGATGAACCGATGTGTTGATGAAGAAAAAGCAGATAAGTTTTTAACTTTAATGAAAGCTTTTGAAAAATCAGTTGTAGATGCAGGTTCAGGGTTTGATATGAATCCATCTCCGGGAAACATCAAAGACGGATTAATTACAGATGCAATGAAATCTGCTGGCGCAGCTAAAAAAGGAGGAACTTCACCTGTTGTAGATGTTTTAGATTACGGAGAATATATTTCAAAACCAGGATTAAATCTTTTAAATACGCCAGGAAATGACGCCGAATGTACCACAGGATTGGTTGGATCGGGCGCAACAGTTGTTTTATTTACCACAGGTTTAGGAAATCCGATGGGAAATCCGATTGCACCCGTTGTGAAAATTTCTTCGAACACAGCATTAATTAATAGAATGTCTGATATTATCGATGTAAATGCCGGAACGGTGATTACTGGTGAAAAAACCATTACCGAGGTTGGAGCAGAAATAGTAGATTACATTATAGAATTGGCGAGCGGAAACGTGGAAACAAAAGCAGACCAATTGAAACAAGATGTATTTATTCCTTGGAAAAGAGGAGTTTCGCTTTAA